ACCAAAAATGAATCCTCCCTTCCCTACTTCCTTCAAGGTCATCTCTATTTTTGACATGTTTGGATGCTACAAGAATTCACTCTGCACAGCTGCAATCAATCAACTCACACGAGTACTTCAAGGAAGTACAAAATGGATTACTCTTAAAAAGGATTCAAACTCAACCAAGCACTCCAAATAGATAATTTCCCCATTCCGTGGGAGTAAATGATTACACAAAAAGGGGAGTGTTTAACAGAAGTCGCAAAGTAGTGTTGCAAGTCAAAACAAGAGCCGTGGCTAAGCCTGGAAGATGAACGTTAAAAGGTTATGGAAGGGTAAGGTAAACCTGGCAACTCATTACGTGTTGTGGCGCAAAGGATGTAGGAATGTAGACAGCGTTGCAGTCGTTCTAGACGAGAGCATTAGGACGCCATGTTGGAAGTTGGGAAAGGGAGACTTGCCGAGTCACAGTACCCACGCTACCACGGTGTATAGTATGCATGTAGAGAGTATCTACCGTACTATCATACTACCATCCTAACATAGCAGGGTGATGTGGCTGTTGGGATGCTCCGTAAGCTTGGGATCTGTGACATGACAAGCCACATGACCCAGAACACAAgcgcggtcacacacacacacacacacgcacacacccacagagtaGTTCATATAAAATCTATAAATtaatcccgccccccccccccccccccaaagaaatGCCAAGAAACCCATTTCAAGCACAGGACTCAGCAGAGTACAGCAGATCAAACAGCACAAAGCCTTCTCCCAGAGGCAGGCCTTTACAGCAGGAGCTACATGCAGCGTCTACGGCGTACTCtagacacacgcgcgcgcgcgccgtCCCGGCCTAGTGTGTTTTCCAGTTGCGTCAGATGCAAAGAAGTACCAAACGATACCCGGCTTCTACAATCTAGGAGATCCGTTTCTCGGCGGAAacggggaggtgagaggtcaggccTTGTGTTCCGGAGGGCCCGGACGGTCTGATTTAATGCCGACGCGAGTGCCGCGGTGAGTGACGACAGCGTGAAGGAAACATCCCTTGTTGAGCGGGCGACGCCGTGTCCGTTGTGAGCTGCACACAGAGAAACCCCCATTCAGAATCCAtccccctggagagagagagagagagagagagcgccccCTCTTCCGCCCTCTGGTGGTGGGGACACGGGACTGCGCCCAACCCCGCTCCAAAACGACTTGAGGTGTGTCTCACAGGAAGACAAATTCGTCGGCGCTGCCCCGGGTGTGGTTCCGGGTCAGCTTCCccgggggcgggggcaggggcaggatgTGAGTGGGGGGTTCGGGGCGGGAGCTGCTGTGCTCCTCCAGTCCGTAGTCGTGCCCCCGGCCCTCCACGAAGGTGAAGATGGGGTACTTCTCCTTGGAGGACGACAGGGCCTGAGAGAcaggggcagacagagagagagagaggctgaccgGATGGGGAAAAATGCATTTCCCTGGAAACGAAACACGGTGCCCGTTTCAACCGCTCCAACCTACTATGTGACTTGTATCATTACAGACatctaccacacagagacaagatgGATAATATACTGCATGGTAGAGATACGGGAAATAAGCCAGTGTATGTTGGAGATACAAGAGACATGATACTGTATATTGGAGACCCACCTCACTGACAGCCGAACACAGAGACTCAAAGTCCTTCTTGTTCCTGGCGTAGAAGCCTATGGTGCAGCTGGGGTCCATCCTGCTGAAGGGCATCTTCCTCGGAGAGCTACAGTGGAAGgacttgagggagggagggagacatagagaaggagagggagagagagtatagagagagaaggagtgcgagagagaggaagagagagagagaaggcaagagaaagagagaaaaaaagaagaggcgaagacagacacactgttATGAAAAAACAGACCGGAATTGCACAAGATCACAGCCTGACCTGAGGCAGTGAAAACACAATAGGTCAGTCATAAGCATGGAGACAGAGTTCCAAAGTACACGACAGACGGCAACAGCTATAACACTGGAACTTAGATACAGAGCCAAGTGTTACCTCAAGTGAAAAGTGGTCTTGCCTCACGTCGACCACTGACTGGCAGTAGTGAGGGTCCAGATACAGCAGCTGTTCATCTGAAGAAAaccaggaagagggggagggggggttagccAATAGGAAGCCACTTAAATCAGGAAGTAAGAGTCAGGGTTCTCACCTTGGTAGCCAATGAAAAAGAGGGAATGTTTGGGTTTGCCCCCAATGATCCCGATGCAGCAGTCCAATTTGAGAAGTTTCTAGAAGCAGCGAGAGGGGAAATATGTGATGTTTTCCTTAGTATGAAACACATATGTTTTCATGCGTGATAATTACTGTACATGCGTTTGTGTAATCATCCATATATATGAGTTGGGGCCCAGCATAACCCCGGGAGAGGgccctagagtgtgtgtgtgtgtgtacaaacctTCACACACTCGATGTAGGAGGGGTTTAGAGACTCCCCGCCCAGCCGTACTGGGACCAGTATGATAACAGACTTCCAGCCCGGACTGGTGACGGGGTCAGACTGGGGTGAGGACAGGTCACACAAACACGCTACATCTTCTTTGTACactggagaaaacacacaccacacacacaccacacaaacgtgATGCTTTGCTAGGTACAGCTTCTGAAAAAAGGCCCCTGAGGCATTAATGCTGAAAGGTGATTatttgtgttgcgtgtgtgcttgtgtgtgcgtgtgtttgtgtttaatgACCCCTAATTCTGAGAAAGCCCAGCAGAGCACGAGCTGAGAGAACAGGTTTGGTGCGTCACGCTCACCTGTGCAGTCCTGAGCGACGTACACAGTCAGGTTGGGCACCTCTGCGGTTCTGGCCACCGCTTTCCTAGGGGAACACAGGACAAGGtcggcaaacaaacacaccggcAACGGACGCTATGGGGCTATTGTACATCCCCTAGACATCCACAAACGACCAGCGGCCCAGGATACGTTGTTGTCGAACTCTCGTGAGGTGGATGTTATGCCCTGTAACATtacaggaggagggagtcaggtggctgagcggtgagggaatcgggctagtaatccgaaggttgccagttcgattcccggccgtgccaactgacgttgtgtccttgggcaaggcacttcaacctacttgcctcgggggaatgtccctgtacttactgtaagtcgctctggataagagcgtctgctaaatgactaaatgtaaatgtaaacattacaGTGCCATTCTAGTGTTAGTGCTTCGTCCGTCTCTCACCTCAGGATGTGTGCCACCACCGAGGGGCCGTACCAGTCCCCGGCCTTCTTCCCACAGCTCCTCCCCAGCTCCACCAGCTGGTGCACCCCAAAGGGCGCCTGGGGCTGGTCCCCGAACCAGGTCACCACCAGCCGGTGCAGGGGCTCGGCCTGCCGCTCTCTCCCGGACTCGGGCCTCTTCTTCTGGGCGGGCTTGGACGCAGGGTCCCCCGCCAGGCTCTTCTGGGGGGTGCCGGGGCCCCGCGAGGAGCCCCAGGAGGGGATGGGGACCCCCCCGGCGCGCGACGGCGAGCGCGGCCTCAGTGCCTCGAAGTCCACGTCGGTCAGCTGCTGGCTGTCGGGCCACGCCCAGCCTGCGCGGCACACAAGCAGTTACGTTTATTGCGAGAAGAGAGaacgtgtgagtgagagagagagatagagagatagaaagagacagaaatagagagagagagagagagaga
This sequence is a window from Osmerus eperlanus unplaced genomic scaffold, fOsmEpe2.1 SCAFFOLD_279, whole genome shotgun sequence. Protein-coding genes within it:
- the atg4da gene encoding cysteine protease atg4da isoform X2; protein product: MASAAQYVGGVGQEEPLDMVRPHGQALEPGGSARNGEPDEVDKLKAKLMSAFNNVKYGWLVKSKTTFNKSSEVIVLGHTYLLNSEDEVERFRLAFVSRLWLTYRREFPLLDGSNWTTDCGWGCMLRSGQMLLAQGLLVHLLPTGWAWPDSQQLTDVDFEALRPRSPSRAGGVPIPSWGSSRGPGTPQKSLAGDPASKPAQKKRPESGRERQAEPLHRLVVTWFGDQPQAPFGVHQLVELGRSCGKKAGDWYGPSVVAHILRKAVARTAEVPNLTVYVAQDCTVYKEDVACLCDLSSPQSDPVTSPGWKSVIILVPVRLGGESLNPSYIECVKKLLKLDCCIGIIGGKPKHSLFFIGYQDEQLLYLDPHYCQSVVDVRQDHFSLESFHCSSPRKMPFSRMDPSCTIGFYARNKKDFESLCSAVSEALSSSKEKYPIFTFVEGRGHDYGLEEHSSSRPEPPTHILPLPPPPGKLTRNHTRGSADEFVFL
- the atg4da gene encoding cysteine protease atg4da isoform X1, encoding MNSVSPSAAQYVGGVGQEEPLDMVRPHGQALEPGGSARNGEPDEVDKLKAKLMSAFNNVKYGWLVKSKTTFNKSSEVIVLGHTYLLNSEDEVERFRLAFVSRLWLTYRREFPLLDGSNWTTDCGWGCMLRSGQMLLAQGLLVHLLPTGWAWPDSQQLTDVDFEALRPRSPSRAGGVPIPSWGSSRGPGTPQKSLAGDPASKPAQKKRPESGRERQAEPLHRLVVTWFGDQPQAPFGVHQLVELGRSCGKKAGDWYGPSVVAHILRKAVARTAEVPNLTVYVAQDCTVYKEDVACLCDLSSPQSDPVTSPGWKSVIILVPVRLGGESLNPSYIECVKKLLKLDCCIGIIGGKPKHSLFFIGYQDEQLLYLDPHYCQSVVDVRQDHFSLESFHCSSPRKMPFSRMDPSCTIGFYARNKKDFESLCSAVSEALSSSKEKYPIFTFVEGRGHDYGLEEHSSSRPEPPTHILPLPPPPGKLTRNHTRGSADEFVFL